A part of Leishmania panamensis strain MHOM/PA/94/PSC-1 chromosome 34 sequence genomic DNA contains:
- a CDS encoding ubiquitin-conjugating enzyme E2, putative (TriTrypDB/GeneDB-style sysID: LpmP.34.1170) has protein sequence MALRRIQKELKDLEKDPPANTSGGPVNDNDLFNWKATIIGPEDSPYAGGLFFLNIHFPSDYPFKPPKLQFTTKIYHPNINNNGGICLDILKDQWSPALTISKVLLSVCSLLTDPNPDDPLVPDIARQYKSDRSAFNKTASEWTRQYAM, from the coding sequence ATGGCGCTTCGTCGCATCcagaaggagctgaaggacCTCGAGAAAGACCCGCCAGCGAACACGAGCGGCGGCCCGGTCAACGATAATGATCTCTTTAATTGGAAGGCCACCATCATCGGCCCGGAGGACTCCCCATACGCCGGtggcctcttcttcctcaacATCCACTTCCCCTCCGACTACCCGTTCAAGCCACCAAAGCTACAGTTCACGACAAAGATCTACCACCCGAACATAAACAACAACGGTGGCATTTGCCTTGATATTCTCAAGGACCAGTGGTCACCGGCATTGACGATCTCAAAGGTGTTACTCTCCGTGTGCTCTCTACTGACAGACCCCAACCCCGACGATCCGCTGGTGCCAGATATCGCGCGCCAGTACAAGAGTGATAGATCCGCCTTCAATAAGACAGCTTCCGAGTGGACTCGTCAGTACGCCATGTAA